Proteins co-encoded in one Leptospira montravelensis genomic window:
- the lpdA gene encoding dihydrolipoyl dehydrogenase, which produces MEQYDIVVIGAGPGGYVAAVRAAQLGKKVAIIEKRKTLGGTCLNVGCIPSKALLDSSEEYHKTKHKLADHGISVKDVKIDIAKMMARKDKVVSEVTSGVDYLMKKNKITRYLGHASFVSKTEISITSEDGKKETISGTNIIIATGSTPIEIPPLPVDGKNIVTSDHAIALDSVPEHLIIVGAGVIGLELGSVWLRLGAKVTVVELMPRLFGTADQAMASLAERLLTQQGINFLFETKVHGAKVKGKKVEVEIEGKDGKKSILEGDKVLVSIGRRPNTDGLGAKEIGVEMTDRGRVKVELNKFQTNVPNIYAIGDVVDGPMLAHKAEDEGIAVAELICGKYGHVNYKAIPWIVYTWPEVAWVGQGEEELKAKGIEYKVGKYMFKPNARAKAMNETDGQVKVIADKKTDKLLGIYIVGPRASDMIAEAAIAFEFGASAEDIARSTHAHPTLSEVLREAAMDADAKWSIHS; this is translated from the coding sequence ATGGAACAATATGATATCGTTGTCATTGGTGCAGGCCCTGGTGGGTATGTGGCTGCGGTTCGCGCAGCCCAACTCGGGAAAAAAGTAGCCATCATTGAAAAAAGAAAAACTCTCGGGGGGACTTGTCTCAACGTAGGTTGTATCCCTTCCAAAGCTCTTCTCGATTCTTCTGAAGAATATCACAAAACAAAACACAAATTAGCGGATCACGGAATCTCCGTGAAAGATGTCAAAATAGACATCGCTAAAATGATGGCTCGCAAAGACAAAGTGGTGAGCGAAGTGACATCAGGTGTCGACTACCTGATGAAAAAAAACAAAATCACTCGTTACCTAGGTCACGCGAGTTTTGTTTCTAAAACAGAAATTTCTATTACCTCAGAAGATGGAAAAAAAGAAACCATCTCTGGAACGAATATCATCATTGCTACCGGATCGACTCCGATTGAAATCCCTCCCCTTCCTGTGGATGGAAAAAATATAGTGACCTCGGACCATGCGATTGCACTAGACTCTGTTCCCGAACACCTAATCATTGTAGGTGCGGGAGTGATCGGGCTCGAACTCGGATCGGTATGGTTACGACTTGGTGCAAAAGTCACAGTGGTGGAACTCATGCCACGACTTTTCGGAACCGCTGACCAAGCGATGGCTTCCCTTGCCGAAAGACTATTAACACAGCAAGGAATCAACTTTCTCTTTGAAACCAAAGTCCATGGTGCCAAGGTCAAAGGCAAAAAAGTAGAAGTCGAAATCGAAGGCAAAGACGGCAAAAAATCCATTCTCGAAGGAGACAAGGTTCTTGTTTCCATTGGTCGCCGCCCCAACACAGACGGACTTGGTGCCAAAGAAATTGGTGTCGAGATGACAGACCGTGGTCGTGTCAAAGTGGAACTCAACAAATTCCAAACCAATGTTCCTAATATTTATGCCATTGGTGATGTGGTGGACGGACCCATGCTTGCTCACAAAGCAGAAGACGAAGGGATAGCCGTTGCCGAACTCATTTGTGGTAAGTATGGCCATGTAAATTACAAAGCCATTCCTTGGATCGTTTACACTTGGCCCGAAGTGGCTTGGGTGGGACAGGGCGAAGAAGAACTAAAAGCCAAAGGCATCGAATACAAAGTGGGTAAGTACATGTTCAAACCCAATGCTCGTGCCAAAGCCATGAACGAAACCGATGGACAGGTAAAAGTCATTGCCGACAAAAAAACGGACAAACTCCTAGGGATTTATATCGTAGGTCCTAGGGCCTCGGACATGATTGCAGAAGCGGCGATTGCTTTTGAATTTGGTGCCAGTGCAGAAGACATTGCTCGTTCTACACATGCCCATCCTACTCTTTCTGAAGTACTTCGGGAAGCGGCGATGGATGCTGATGCGAAATGGTCCATCCATTCGTAG
- a CDS encoding 2-oxoglutarate dehydrogenase E1 component yields the protein MTTDQMMSLYGDNVVLLEEYYKQFKEDPQSLSKDWIDFFGELERSSVSGNGSNGNGFGGNGYVNYASTEHRKDSSLSDFGIINLLNAYRRQGHLAANLDPLGINKPNREFIDLKIGALKQSDLETEVDSGIANLGKAKLKDVIDWFEKTYCGSIGCEHYYLVNDEEREWLQNRMEPLANNEPISKKTALRLFEKLYQADSFENFLAKKFVGKKRFSLEGGETMIPMLDTLVEEAGGHKMDALVIGMAHRGRLNVLVNIIRKPAGLIFAEFEEKLNPGQLGYADVKYHLGYSNHVMTHYGKEVKLSLAFNPSHLEAVDPVIFGSVRARQEMAKDMDRSKFMPVAIHGDAAFAGQGVVAETLNMMNLDGYTVGGTFHIVINNQIGFTTLPSESRSTLYATDLAKGFQVPIFHVNGDDPEATYRVTKLALEYRQKFKKDVIIDLICYRRLGHNETDEPTFTQPQMYDIIKKHPKTISIYEEKLLKRGDITQEEIQFIKDGILQGLETSFQQAKEKDTRITVDTLGGVWSRYTKEPLDSDVHTELLQQQLGGIVKAVTTLPEGFTANPKHIKVLEDRKKMGAGELPIDWGFAESLSFGSILENGFPIRLGGQDAQRGTFSHRHATLSDIANGKKLTLLNHISDKQAKIEIVNSSLSEYSCLGFEYGYSLADPSSLVMWEAQFGDFANNAQVIFDQFISSSEIKWQRMSGLVCLLPHGYEGQGPEHSSARLERFLQLCALDNIQVANLTTPAQYFHILRRQILQSFRKPLIIMTPKSLLRLKDAASSLEDITTGAFRKILPDPVAKPEKVEKLLFCSGKVYYDLRKAIDAQKLENVAVVRIEQLYPFPENHIKQMITSYGKLKKFVWVQEEPKNQGAWFFVRDRIEAVMPENKRLHYAGRSEFPSPACGHVVTHLKEQEDLVKDALS from the coding sequence ATGACAACCGACCAGATGATGAGTTTATACGGCGATAACGTCGTATTATTGGAAGAGTATTACAAACAATTTAAAGAAGATCCTCAGAGTTTGTCAAAAGACTGGATCGACTTTTTTGGAGAACTAGAAAGGTCATCCGTTTCCGGAAACGGATCCAATGGAAATGGATTTGGTGGAAATGGATACGTAAATTATGCATCCACCGAACACAGAAAAGATTCTTCACTCAGCGACTTCGGGATCATCAACCTTCTCAATGCTTATAGAAGGCAAGGTCATTTAGCGGCTAACCTCGATCCACTCGGAATCAACAAACCAAACCGCGAATTCATCGATCTCAAAATCGGAGCACTCAAACAGAGTGACTTAGAAACAGAAGTGGATTCTGGAATTGCCAACCTAGGGAAAGCAAAACTAAAAGATGTAATCGATTGGTTTGAAAAAACCTATTGCGGATCAATCGGTTGTGAACACTACTATCTTGTCAATGATGAAGAACGGGAGTGGTTACAAAACCGAATGGAACCGCTTGCCAACAACGAACCCATTAGCAAAAAGACCGCCTTACGTTTGTTTGAAAAACTATACCAAGCTGATAGTTTTGAAAACTTCCTCGCCAAAAAATTCGTAGGGAAAAAACGATTTTCTCTCGAAGGTGGGGAAACCATGATCCCTATGCTCGATACCCTTGTGGAAGAAGCGGGGGGGCATAAAATGGATGCCCTTGTGATCGGGATGGCACATAGAGGACGACTCAATGTGCTTGTGAATATCATCCGTAAACCAGCAGGCCTTATTTTTGCTGAGTTCGAAGAAAAACTAAACCCAGGCCAACTCGGTTATGCGGACGTAAAATACCATCTTGGTTATTCCAACCATGTCATGACTCATTACGGGAAAGAAGTCAAACTCTCCCTTGCTTTCAACCCTTCTCACTTAGAAGCCGTAGACCCAGTGATTTTTGGATCGGTTCGGGCTCGCCAAGAAATGGCAAAGGATATGGACCGTTCTAAATTTATGCCAGTGGCCATCCACGGGGATGCAGCGTTTGCGGGCCAAGGAGTGGTGGCAGAAACTCTCAACATGATGAACCTAGATGGTTATACAGTGGGTGGAACTTTCCACATTGTGATCAATAACCAAATTGGATTCACCACTCTCCCAAGTGAATCTAGATCTACTTTGTATGCAACAGATCTTGCTAAAGGTTTCCAAGTTCCCATTTTCCACGTAAATGGAGATGATCCGGAAGCTACTTACCGAGTCACAAAACTTGCGTTAGAATATCGTCAAAAATTCAAAAAAGATGTGATCATCGATTTAATTTGTTACAGAAGGCTTGGTCACAACGAAACAGACGAACCAACTTTTACACAACCACAGATGTATGACATCATCAAAAAACATCCAAAAACAATCTCCATTTATGAAGAGAAGTTATTAAAACGTGGTGATATCACACAAGAAGAAATCCAGTTCATTAAAGATGGAATCCTACAAGGTCTGGAAACTTCCTTCCAACAAGCCAAAGAAAAAGACACTCGTATCACTGTCGATACACTTGGTGGAGTATGGTCAAGATACACGAAAGAACCGTTGGATTCAGATGTACATACTGAACTTCTCCAACAACAGTTAGGTGGGATCGTAAAAGCAGTGACCACTCTTCCCGAAGGTTTTACAGCCAATCCAAAACACATTAAAGTATTGGAAGATCGTAAAAAAATGGGTGCTGGAGAACTTCCAATCGATTGGGGTTTTGCGGAATCACTTTCCTTTGGTTCCATTTTGGAAAATGGATTTCCCATTCGACTTGGGGGACAAGATGCACAAAGAGGAACTTTCTCTCATAGACATGCCACTCTTTCTGACATTGCCAATGGGAAAAAACTCACTCTCCTCAACCATATCAGTGATAAACAAGCAAAGATAGAGATCGTAAACTCCTCTCTATCTGAATATTCATGTTTAGGATTTGAGTATGGGTATTCCCTTGCGGATCCAAGTAGTCTTGTGATGTGGGAAGCTCAATTTGGAGACTTTGCAAACAACGCTCAGGTGATTTTTGACCAATTCATTTCCAGTTCCGAAATCAAATGGCAAAGGATGTCTGGTCTTGTTTGTTTACTCCCACATGGATATGAAGGACAAGGTCCAGAACACTCTTCGGCAAGACTCGAACGTTTCCTCCAACTTTGTGCTCTTGATAATATCCAAGTGGCAAACCTAACCACACCGGCACAGTATTTCCATATACTACGTCGACAGATCCTCCAAAGTTTTAGAAAACCACTCATCATCATGACACCGAAGTCTCTACTTCGTTTGAAAGATGCAGCTTCTAGTTTGGAAGACATCACAACTGGGGCTTTTAGAAAGATCCTTCCTGATCCAGTCGCAAAACCAGAAAAAGTGGAGAAGTTACTTTTCTGTTCTGGAAAAGTATATTACGACCTACGAAAAGCTATTGATGCACAAAAATTGGAAAACGTAGCAGTGGTTCGTATCGAACAACTCTATCCGTTTCCAGAAAACCATATCAAACAAATGATTACCAGTTACGGAAAATTGAAAAAATTTGTATGGGTGCAAGAAGAGCCAAAAAACCAAGGTGCTTGGTTCTTTGTAAGAGACCGAATCGAAGCAGTGATGCCGGAAAACAAACGCCTGCATTACGCTGGTCGTTCCGAGTTCCCAAGTCCTGCTTGTGGACACGTAGTCACACACTTAAAAGAACAAGAAGATTTAGTGAAGGATGCATTGTCTTAA
- a CDS encoding DegT/DnrJ/EryC1/StrS family aminotransferase, protein MAVPFIDIKRFEPGFLDTWNEKVKSMSLNAQFIGGNEVTDLETSLASWAETKYAIGCANGTDALQLALRAVGVGRGDKVLLPDSTFWATFEAVVNVGGDPYTVDTNPTDLQMDFQVFKEAVEKVKPKAALVVHLYGWGTANIEDLRKFCKEKNVALIEDGAQCFGVKHNGKSLYKEALISTTSFYPAKVLGAAGDGGAVFTNDEELSVITRRLVNHGRTSHYEHGLVGWNSRLDSLQAAFLNLSLKHLQARIDSRKKSQDVYYKELPGLGIGVIKPPKGYEENGYCNVTLVDPEVRPKIEAVLKEKGIGFGNIYPGAMSDQPGAKPYLVERFGKDGNARRISKSVLNFPLFAYMTDSELDEVFSAIKAYNANK, encoded by the coding sequence ATGGCAGTTCCATTTATAGATATCAAACGATTTGAACCAGGATTTTTGGACACCTGGAATGAAAAAGTAAAGTCCATGTCTTTGAACGCACAGTTCATCGGTGGAAACGAAGTGACCGATTTGGAAACAAGTCTTGCTTCTTGGGCAGAGACAAAGTATGCCATTGGTTGTGCCAATGGAACTGACGCATTACAATTGGCTCTTCGAGCTGTGGGAGTAGGTCGTGGGGATAAGGTTTTGTTACCGGACTCAACATTCTGGGCAACTTTTGAAGCCGTTGTGAATGTGGGTGGAGATCCTTATACTGTAGATACCAATCCTACAGACTTACAAATGGACTTCCAAGTTTTTAAGGAAGCTGTCGAAAAAGTAAAACCGAAAGCGGCCCTTGTTGTCCATTTATACGGCTGGGGAACAGCAAACATTGAAGACCTTCGAAAGTTTTGCAAAGAAAAAAACGTGGCTCTCATTGAAGATGGGGCACAATGTTTTGGTGTAAAACATAATGGAAAGTCTTTATATAAAGAAGCTCTGATCTCAACCACTTCCTTTTATCCTGCGAAGGTGTTAGGTGCTGCTGGAGACGGTGGTGCAGTATTCACTAACGATGAAGAATTATCGGTTATCACACGTAGGCTTGTCAACCACGGACGCACTTCTCATTACGAACACGGACTAGTGGGTTGGAACTCAAGACTTGACTCCCTGCAAGCGGCATTTTTAAATTTATCTTTAAAACATCTGCAAGCTCGCATTGATTCACGTAAAAAATCACAAGATGTCTATTATAAAGAATTACCGGGTCTTGGGATTGGTGTCATCAAACCTCCAAAAGGATATGAGGAAAACGGATACTGTAACGTGACTTTGGTGGACCCTGAAGTCCGTCCAAAAATCGAAGCGGTTTTAAAAGAAAAAGGAATTGGATTTGGGAATATTTATCCAGGAGCTATGTCCGACCAGCCAGGTGCAAAACCATATCTAGTCGAACGTTTTGGAAAAGATGGGAATGCTCGTAGGATTTCCAAATCAGTTCTTAACTTCCCTCTGTTTGCTTATATGACAGATTCGGAGCTTGATGAAGTGTTTAGTGCTATAAAAGCGTATAACGCTAACAAATAA
- a CDS encoding PdxA family dehydrogenase, translated as MKTILISEGDPTSINYELVVSAFPQLLALGKHHRIYLVRGPHNITVPSLPNLTKPSAEPGFYSLTWSDSKKTRSFVLGKPSASSGKMAYDSLLAAMDAQKELGADLITLPLSKEWVQKAGIKGFRGHTETLAEFYKRPTFMMMSGEKLNVIPLTTHVPLKDVVKELKKFSWKELAKAMTSSRFLKNPKIAYLGLNPHAGEGGKIGDEESTLLAVGAKILKKAKYSVEGPLSADSAFLPGAKTYDLYLAGYHDQGLIPFKLLEGKKGVNITLGLDFTRVSPDHGTAFDIAGKGISDPTGLISCLERLTENTKIKP; from the coding sequence TTGAAAACCATTCTGATTTCGGAAGGCGATCCAACAAGTATCAACTACGAACTTGTAGTTTCTGCCTTCCCACAATTGTTAGCTTTGGGGAAACACCACCGCATTTATCTTGTGCGCGGGCCCCACAACATCACAGTTCCTTCTCTCCCAAACCTTACAAAACCCAGTGCTGAACCAGGATTTTATTCACTTACTTGGTCAGATTCTAAAAAAACTCGTTCCTTTGTTTTAGGAAAACCTTCTGCGAGCTCTGGAAAAATGGCCTATGATTCGCTTTTGGCTGCAATGGATGCGCAAAAAGAACTCGGAGCTGACCTCATCACTTTGCCTCTTTCCAAAGAGTGGGTACAAAAAGCAGGGATCAAAGGATTTCGGGGCCATACAGAAACTTTGGCTGAATTTTATAAACGACCTACGTTTATGATGATGAGTGGGGAAAAACTCAATGTCATTCCCTTAACCACCCATGTGCCTTTGAAAGATGTGGTGAAAGAATTAAAAAAGTTTTCTTGGAAAGAATTGGCAAAGGCAATGACAAGTTCTCGCTTTTTAAAAAATCCCAAAATTGCTTATTTGGGCCTAAATCCCCATGCCGGAGAAGGGGGAAAGATTGGGGACGAGGAATCGACCCTACTTGCTGTTGGTGCCAAAATCTTAAAAAAAGCTAAGTATTCTGTAGAAGGTCCACTGTCCGCCGATTCTGCTTTTTTGCCAGGGGCAAAAACTTACGATTTGTATTTGGCAGGATATCATGACCAAGGACTCATTCCATTTAAATTGCTTGAAGGGAAAAAGGGAGTGAACATAACCTTAGGACTGGATTTTACCCGTGTGTCCCCTGACCACGGAACTGCCTTTGACATTGCCGGTAAGGGCATTAGTGATCCCACAGGACTCATTTCCTGTTTAGAACGACTCACGGAGAATACAAAAATAAAGCCATGA
- a CDS encoding bactofilin family protein — MALVKNQTEVTNSTIGENSYFNGKFFINGSLKIDGKFEGKSLQAEHLYIGVTGKVKTNITAASVIVEGIVAGNVTARNRVMLLPTSKILGDIKTPELIIQNGVILEGRCMISNDLKHSAKDLIELEYSKDSLSVEKIFGKQPNAKE, encoded by the coding sequence ATGGCATTAGTCAAAAATCAGACCGAAGTTACCAATTCAACGATTGGTGAGAATTCTTACTTCAATGGTAAATTCTTCATCAATGGATCCTTAAAAATTGACGGTAAATTCGAGGGGAAATCCCTCCAGGCCGAACACCTCTACATTGGTGTTACAGGAAAGGTCAAAACCAACATCACTGCTGCCAGTGTCATCGTAGAGGGAATTGTTGCCGGAAACGTCACTGCCAGAAACCGTGTGATGCTCCTTCCTACCTCTAAAATCTTGGGAGATATCAAAACCCCAGAGCTTATCATCCAAAACGGGGTGATTTTGGAAGGACGTTGTATGATTTCCAACGACCTAAAACACAGTGCCAAAGACCTAATTGAATTGGAATACTCAAAAGATTCCTTAAGTGTTGAGAAGATTTTTGGGAAACAACCAAACGCAAAAGAATAA
- a CDS encoding LBF_1011 family protein has product MSLQTEYKLQWPEYRIEFHPGPVIPKKASLNELWPILRAFFSGNQSRFANYLYYLSTDFSGGFSLCSILGENETANRFRDPQLFTPSSFPKESLDQIWEICQNRDFEEMEREDWELIGFGLLYAGEILKFRNWVLKTKEFFGQTEDNRRFLFLLGWENSEIPFENSILHMLVEYAKGNREVLDFKTLTDALTLDSQWQISGVLFHAIETGWFTGEETFRFWKFIIGFYAEWDDWEKGKFRSISLGKIPASFALRYAKRYFSDEEFVLYREELETSLRGDWTYGDGFGYELTHQMDPFVETVVRFRNEGERFEEGLKKELILKPYSYFINLQLACIYFVKKENDKFLQFYKKAGRLKYLPLALNLYWRVLKQKGDEILGSSIERSLVASGESIHIPEGWM; this is encoded by the coding sequence ATGAGCTTACAAACAGAATACAAACTGCAATGGCCGGAATATCGGATTGAATTCCACCCTGGGCCTGTGATTCCAAAAAAGGCCAGTCTGAATGAACTTTGGCCTATCCTTCGTGCCTTTTTTTCGGGCAATCAGTCTCGTTTTGCAAACTATCTCTATTATTTATCGACCGATTTTTCCGGGGGGTTCAGCCTTTGTTCCATTTTAGGGGAAAATGAAACCGCTAATCGATTTCGAGACCCACAACTTTTTACCCCATCCTCTTTTCCTAAAGAATCCTTGGACCAAATTTGGGAAATTTGCCAAAATCGGGATTTTGAAGAAATGGAAAGAGAAGATTGGGAACTCATTGGGTTTGGACTTTTGTATGCAGGTGAAATCCTCAAGTTTCGCAACTGGGTGCTCAAAACCAAGGAATTCTTTGGCCAAACTGAAGACAATCGTCGGTTTTTATTTTTACTTGGTTGGGAAAATTCTGAAATCCCATTCGAAAACTCCATATTGCATATGTTAGTTGAATATGCAAAAGGAAACAGGGAAGTTTTAGATTTTAAAACGCTCACCGATGCCTTAACTTTAGATTCTCAGTGGCAAATCTCTGGAGTTCTGTTTCATGCCATCGAAACCGGATGGTTTACCGGAGAAGAAACATTTAGGTTCTGGAAATTTATCATTGGTTTTTATGCAGAGTGGGATGATTGGGAAAAAGGAAAGTTCCGTTCCATTTCTCTTGGAAAAATTCCTGCGTCTTTTGCTTTGCGTTATGCTAAACGTTACTTTTCAGATGAGGAATTTGTTTTATACAGAGAAGAGTTGGAAACAAGTTTACGTGGAGATTGGACTTATGGTGATGGATTCGGTTATGAACTCACTCACCAAATGGATCCATTTGTCGAAACCGTGGTAAGATTTCGTAATGAAGGTGAAAGATTTGAAGAAGGACTAAAAAAAGAACTCATTCTCAAACCCTATTCGTATTTTATCAATTTACAATTGGCTTGTATCTATTTTGTGAAAAAGGAAAACGATAAGTTTTTACAATTTTATAAAAAAGCTGGTAGGCTTAAGTATTTACCTTTAGCTCTTAATTTATATTGGCGTGTTTTAAAACAAAAAGGGGATGAAATTTTAGGATCTTCCATTGAACGGTCATTAGTTGCCTCTGGTGAATCGATCCATATTCCAGAAGGTTGGATGTAA